Within the Pseudomonas fulva genome, the region CATCAAGCGCCTGGACCAGCGCGTGCGGGAACTGGAAGCCCAGGCGGCGGATGCGCAGCGCCAGCGCTCAGGTGGTGGCGGCTTTCTTTCCGGGCTGTTCGGGGGCGGGCAGCCGGCCGGCACGCCGCAGCCGAGCCAGCGCCCGGCCGGCTGGGGCGAAACGCGCTTCTCCCAGAACGCCAATGCCGCACCCGTGGCGCCGGCCGGCATGCCCGGCGCCGCACCGGTGGGCCAGGGCGGCGGCTTCATGCGCGGCGCGTTGCAGACGGCAGCCGGTGTGGCCGGCGGGGTGATGGTGGCGGATCTGCTGACCAACATGTTCCACCACAACCAGCCCCAGGAGATCGTCGAAGTCATCCGCGAGGACGCGCCCATGCAGGACAGTTTCGGCAATGGCCTGGACGACACCCCTTACGCCGGCAGCAGCGACATGAGCAACGATATCGACACCGATGCCTTCGACAGTTCGGACTTCTTCGACGACGACAGCATGTTCAGCTGAGGCCGCGCACGCTAGCCGGCCAGCGCTGCGGCGTTGGCGGTGCGGTCCACCAGGCGCAGGCTGTCACGCCCGCCGCGCTTGGACTGGTACAGCGC harbors:
- a CDS encoding DUF2076 domain-containing protein — its product is MNSEEQTLIDGLFTRLQAAEHEGGLRDTEAEAQIRNHLARQPAAPYYMAQALLIQEAAIKRLDQRVRELEAQAADAQRQRSGGGGFLSGLFGGGQPAGTPQPSQRPAGWGETRFSQNANAAPVAPAGMPGAAPVGQGGGFMRGALQTAAGVAGGVMVADLLTNMFHHNQPQEIVEVIREDAPMQDSFGNGLDDTPYAGSSDMSNDIDTDAFDSSDFFDDDSMFS